ttcGGAAAAGTGCACCtgcttaatgcacaattgcacatggacccaattttttgacccatttacacttatctaattatgaaatgtacataacatttcgagacttttaaccgggccttatttgtatgtagattacagatgcccttagttggtagatgaaatgagtgttatatacgttttaattctatggttaaattgtggcgtaggcgagaggctggcgacctgtcactgcaatggcacaatttcgttttctatcaaccccttatttgccaagagtggcactgaaacttgagtagtttcatgtgctctgcctaccccttcatgggatacaggcgtgattgtatgtatgtatgtatgtaattctatggtaacagaaatgctgatatgtaagtataaataagttttaaataataaaaatatcaatcaaTACGTTTAAGTACCAATACCTAGGTtaaaatttagctggcaaattagttaagcatttttatggttggtcttgttctgtgctaaggcttgtatttctaatgctaggtaggtaatatgtatacacaaccctagaaaattagaaatataagatgcatatgtagctttccatctgaaaaaggtccttatgctttggcagattttttgttagaattctgctaaaaagttctaattaccttggaacataatccggtgtctggtaagtataataggtaccaaattgttacctagttaaattttcctacgctgtcacttctgtcaaacatgtgcaaaaaaagaataagattcacatacatttttggtaggtagatactgtcaaccaattatgtagaatcctaggccactctagaaccctgtcgtatcgacaccgtcctttatttgctacagaagtcagttttacttttactgtgaaagggtctagattggcctatgacctaggattcagattaattggttgattgtacgtacctactcctataatatatggcttctctttgaaatcgaaaaggttttagctttttacatactgaataactttatttcgctaacaatgtgactatcttaaaagaaatcatcttttaagataatcacattatgtataagataaggaattgtttctaccattccttaaaacattacaaatttgcattttagtcaaatcagtacacttaatatcttcacggagtccaaaacgtTACATatgcatcagaagtccgaaactagacaactatagagagcgcttgagcgcgagtaagtacttgcgccggccgcggacgcgggtgtgtgcgtgcgccgcgcgcacgcacacagggcctctctgtgggttccacccccgtcagcgcgacggcgataaagacctaaaaatctcaaatttgaattcgtgcttcggtatcgtatcctcttaaacgGGTTTTAAAAGTAACTCGAAGACAAAACCTTGATTTACGTAACAAAATTAATCCTTCGGCAATGCGCTGTCACTCTTCCCTCTCGAATACACTCGGTAAGCCGTCTTAGTCCCCAGCATTCTATCCAGCAAGCTGTGCTTAGCCCTTCGCCGAAGCTGGAGCACCTCTCGACACAGGTCTTGGAAGACCTCGCTGACCTGCACCACCTGTTCCGCTGCCGCGACCTCACGGAAACTGCACTCGAAGTCTTTCGCCAGGATCTCGCCTTCATCTGGGCTCACCTGGAAATCAAggtttcaaaattatttaaaatatatactactagcttttgctcgcggctacgctcgcgttagaaagagacaaaaagtggcctatgtcactctccatcccttcaactatctccacttaaaaaagcactttaattcgtcgctccgttttgctgtgaaaatcggacaaacaaacagaaacacacactttcccatttataatattaaagtataAAGTATGGATAACTAATTTAGGCTATACAcacactgctgggcaaagacctCTGATGCATGACATGGCTCGGGCAATAGTCCCCATGCAGATTCGggacttcacaagttcacataCATCATCTTTGAATTCCTTTGCAGATGTAtgccggtttcctcacgatgtctaCGTCGATTGTACGTCTGTTATATATCTTAAGCGCCCTCCACTGCACTTTCGCGGTGCGAGTGTGGATTCGTAACTCTGAAAAGTCTTAAAGTACGTGTACCACACTTGCGTTCGCAGCGTCGCGGCGCGATACGCGAGTGTGGAGGGCGCTTTGTGTGTCCTGATTCTCGTGAAATACTGACCTGTCTCAGGTGTACCATGTCGGCCTTGTTCCCCACCAGCGTGAGCGGCACGTCAGGCTGCAGGCTCTGCTTGGCGCGCCGCACGAAGTTGAATGATTGCCGGTCCGTGATGGAGTACACTAGGCACAGCCCGTCTGCCCACTGCGCGATGTCGTGCGGCGGGAGGTCCTCTGTGCTCtgtaaagtacatttttttttataattttattatggtcTGGATACAAGTCTTTTAAGCCGTCTTTGTTGTAGTGTGTTCACTtcatttaaagtttttttttggcaCCTATGCCACTATTGTATTCAACTTGCTTTCAATATTCAAGAATATTACGTCAGGTGATAGACTAAGCAATTATTTATTAACTGGAAATTATTGTTTTGAATGTGTAAGAAAGTTGCATGTGATATCTAGAAAAGCGCAACAATTTGCATTAAGTCTAATATTTAATCTTAAGTAAGACAATAAGAAAGTTCACCTTTGGACACGTGTCCAGAATCTCGAACAGGATCGGATCTCCGTCCAGTAACACCTCATGCTTGTACTTGCTGTCTGAAATAAAACGTATTCAGGATTAGGACAAATTCAaagaatatataaaaatactggGGCATTAGACCATGCACTGCCACCTGAGTCAACATACGGTACCTTACCCAAGgacaacatatatttttaaatcatgGACCGGGAATAGACCATTTAAGAGGGACACGGCATATTCCTTCACCGTCTGGCGATCAAAAGGTTAATTTCAccaaatactatatactataatacgtgcagcttctgacgtttcccatacaattgagcggcaacaattttactagcgccatctagcggttcgagttgatcaaagtagttgttcagacttttatttgagtaaattaaaatagaaaatgctattacttgatctactttaacatttttagacggaataaaacaaaaaaataagaatttgtaattttttttaattttatgctgtatgaaactaaactattttgatcaactcatgccgctaggagcgctagtgtgcctgttgccaactttggcaccgagctgcacgtattaactcgtagagtttacatagtatttgattTCACATAGTTTTAACCTTTCGAACGCTTTGCCTCTCGCGTCTAAATGTGGCACTGAGGACACTCCTATACCTCTGCTAGTAAATAACAAAAGAAATCCAAGAACGCCTAAAGGCGTCGTGGGCACGACAGCACACGACGCCTTTGGACGTTCTTGGCAGTTAAAGGGTTAAAGTGAAAGCAATTACAGCAGCTAGTAACGAGCGGTCCTAGCAtacttagggtcggttgcaccaaactgtctgtcaccgttaaagcgtttgttaaattttattgtacttaTGGAAAATTCTATAgatgtctgctgcgtgacgatgatgtgtctgtcaaacgTGGTTGATGCAAAAGGCCCTCGCGCCGGTGCGTCCTTGCCTTTTTGTAACTGACAAAAGTGCTAAGTTCAAGTAACTAactaagtataataaataaaagtatgCTATTACCTTGTTGATGATCATATTCGCCGATGTATCTTTTCGTTAGAAACCGGACCGTCAAAGCTGAAACGAAAGAAAAGGTTTAATTAGAATATTATGCCATACATTCAGAATAACAGCGGCTTCTTGACcataatcatatatttctggcggtctagcacaacttgcgcccCGCAACGGccgtcccagatatcgctggtgccaggaagccctgaaagacctgtccgcaTCCGCACTCGGTGTACTTTAagctaaattttttttttaatttcatacgTTGCGTGGGCCAACCTGTATACAATAGCCATAACCCATAACCTCATAATTCTCGGCCTCGCTAATGAATCTCGAGTGCTCTCGGGTCGACGTCGTGTTTACGAAACAAACGCACTCTACAGAGAACAGATGGACACCAGTATCTCAGCTTGGGTTGAGCCGCATTTTTAGAACTAGTGCACTCATCAtgctgtatatcacttttagttaaattggcaaaaaaaatttttcatcgttttcatacataatatatgaataaatcattgtgagagacccttaatggccgctgtacacatatggccaacggttccaccaacccccttggccaagcgtgtagagggctacttggccgtaagttggcagttggcgcttgcgcttgccggccaaccgattggtgtcggttttttgtccacacatcaaaggatcttggcgccaatggccaactgcgtttacacgttggcgcttcattcagttggtcgtcagccgtcagagaggacagtagtgaaatatttacgaaaataataagtttatctatgccaataatagtgtatattttaggaaataaaataaccttgcaaatgtttaatgtatttcctaaaaaagataaatgttcttaacagaatattaaaaaaattgttaatatttcaaataatttaattttactacggggttattattttttaatcaaatttttctgacaacgtctatgacctagaatttcctagactttttcATTCCAcatccatctttcatgaagagccaatgccaagtgattggttcgccaatgtgtaaacagcggctcttatcttggccaaggggtttcacaaagggttggtggaaccgttggccatatgtgtacagcggccataaggataacattcaagttagtgtcaagtgactgacggcacatgtcaaaacaaataacactagAATTTTTTAAAGAccgtcacacacgtgttcaacaattatctttatttttttgataactCGATAagcgtaagagttaagacgctagtttctgagataaattaattgtatttgatctaaagaaccttcccttaaagttaacggaaatcaataaaaacacttCTAAGTTCCCGCATTCAATCATGTGCTACCTTCCATAAAAACATGTCAAATCTCCCTCTCGATTCGACATCATACGCAAATAAAGTCAACGTACTGAATGCCTGCACTGGCACCCACAATAGACAACGCATAGCGTAAACAACTGAAATAGTACAAAAACTCGTTTTAAATTCGATTTGGATACCTTTACGTCACGAGTCTAAAATTAGTCAGGTCGGCTTTTTACACAGATTGTTTTGACATAACGAACATGCCATTGCATCTATAAGTCTGTCTTTTAAGCTTTACAAGTTTACACTTTTGTTCGTTACGAACAATACCTACGAACATACAGGTTGTTTCAATAAACGtaatacaaaacatgttttCAAACTATTGCTAAAACACTATGTTAGGTCGCGTATTGTTAAACTAGTTAATAATCATTGATATCATTGTTTTCTTAAATCCTGTTATTTTCGTCACAACATGGTTATTATCTAGGTTGTTAAGGGGAAATAGTTTTGTAGTATAAACTCACCTGTTTGTTTATCTAGACtgacattttatgaataaaatgcattctaACATGTTAtttagaaaattagaaaaattAAGTTACGTAGAATTTTAAGACCAGTGTGTGTAGcctaatgcacaaacgctcacgataatatctctttcgttaGCTAACTATCTCTAactctcttgcgtattggcgcgacagagccagactacctttctgcggcgtttcgatttcgtttcgcgtcgcagaaataccattcggttacggggcctgcgggccgatttttgagtctcacgcgttcgaattcagaaaattgtcactgaaaataataagcaagtcaccgttttcaaccggtattttagtgacaaaatcccgtatgcgagattcaaaaatcgccctcctagATACGTGCATTATATTCTTCGTCGTCAATAGAGCCACTTATTTagtattacgttcattgaaacatcCTGTATATTTGGCGTCGGGCGTATGGCAATATGAGTGCGGAGTTTTGAGTAGGTACGGACGTCGGACaaagacaaataaataataagaagtGGTATCTCCTTGCTTTAAAAATTTCCAGGTGAGCTTGCTGACGGATCACCTTGtggtttaaatatttaattggtTGGATTTAATTTGTAATAAGGTCCGACCGATCTTAATTTGTAATTCAATTGATTTGGTTTCGTTGATTTAAGTGCAAGTCCTTAAATTATCTCGTAAAATAAATATGCTCTCAATTATAGTACCTATTAGCTACCTAAACTTATAAGGTATTCTGCTCTTTCTCTAGGTATTAACATCAAAAATTTTAATTGCATGATTTATATTAATacgtatattttattttgcctGATACGTATGTTTCATGTTATCCGTGTTATGCTTGCTCATTTAAAGTTTCCCCAACCAAGCCTACATTATGTAGAAACTATCAATTAAGTTAATTCGACACATCATAACttgatttaaattttttattatattcgaTTTAATATCAACATTATTAATATCGaaagtcgttaaatcgaatatcgtcagtgttgtatgtccacagagtaacatccctagtgtgcaaacagttcaagttgataatcaaaaccaagtgcgggtagttcgaaaaactcgcgcggctgtcagaaggtgttgatgtcatttcaagccagttttctccgagaccacggggacaacgctgtccctgaaacgttggaggtcagtttaatatgtagtcatacgcgattaagtcccggtttaaaaaaaaattacatcataACTTCATAAGAAAATATGCCTACATTCTTCTACATTAAAGTCGCACATGTCAAAACATGTCCAATCGTaacattaataattataatgttagTTCATCTGGAGGTTGGTGGCGATTTGGCCCGATTTGCGGCCTgaaataacttttatttataCACCGAGTGCGATTCGGACCAATACATAATGTTACGCACTTCTGTGTCTATCGTTCGGTACAATAAacacagggtacgtagccgaatggctcacaaaacgaaacgctcgtagatatctatctatctctatctgtCTTGCGggttggtgcgacagagccagactatatttcgcagcgtttcgttttcgtttcgcgtcgcagaaatgccattcggctacggcaccggTACATAGACTGTACAGTCTGTTGGTATTTTACACAGACCATCACATTCAACTATTTAGACTATCCATTTATTTGGTTGAGTATGAGCTTGGTATGAGCCACTGtgacaaaattttattttggagAAAGATAACTAATACAAGGAAAGGATTttaataaaactaatattaaCGAGGTATTAGGAACCTTTATTTCATCATACTAAACCGCCAG
This genomic stretch from Leguminivora glycinivorella isolate SPB_JAAS2020 chromosome Z, LegGlyc_1.1, whole genome shotgun sequence harbors:
- the LOC125241271 gene encoding ras-related and estrogen-regulated growth inhibitor, with protein sequence MASRGIRRKKSSLSEVKVAVVGAPSVGKSALTVRFLTKRYIGEYDHQQDSKYKHEVLLDGDPILFEILDTCPKSTEDLPPHDIAQWADGLCLVYSITDRQSFNFVRRAKQSLQPDVPLTLVGNKADMVHLRQVSPDEGEILAKDFECSFREVAAAEQVVQVSEVFQDLCREVLQLRRRAKHSLLDRMLGTKTAYRVYSRGKSDSALPKD